From Lolium perenne isolate Kyuss_39 chromosome 5, Kyuss_2.0, whole genome shotgun sequence, a single genomic window includes:
- the LOC127302093 gene encoding glucosamine 6-phosphate N-acetyltransferase 1-like gives MEKPEAATVAPEAGAGDDADGYRIRPLELGDISKGFCDLLAQLSPSAPLTEDAYRARFAELARLGADHLVLVAEHAATGRLAAAGAVLVERKFIRRCGTVGHVEDVVVDAAARGRGLGERVVRRLVEHARGRGCYKAILNCTPELKGFYAKIGFEEKNVQMGLYF, from the coding sequence ATGGAGAAACCGGAAGCAGCCACGGTGGCGCCGgaggccggcgccggcgacgacgCCGACGGGTACCGCATCCGGCCGCTCGAGCTCGGGGACATCTCCAAGGGCTTCTGCGACCTCCTCGCGCAGCTCTCCCCGTCCGCGCCGCTCACCGAGGACGCCTACCGCGCCCGCTTCGCGGAGCTCGCGCGCCTCGGCGCCGACCACCTCGTCCTCGTCGCGGAGCACGCCGCCACGGGCCGCCTCGCGGCGGCGGGGGCGGTGCTCGTGGAGCGCAAGTTCATCCGGCGCTGCGGCACCGTGGGGCACGTCGAGGACGTGGTGGTGGACGCCGCCGCGCGCGGCCGGGGCCTCGGCGAGCGAGTCGTGCGCCGCCTCGTGGAGCACGCCAGGGGGAGGGGGTGCTACAAGGCCATACTGAACTGCACCCCCGAGCTCAAGGGGTTCTACGCCAAGATCGGATTCGAGGAGAAGAACGTCCAGATGGGGCTCTACTTCTGA